One Mycobacterium marseillense DNA window includes the following coding sequences:
- a CDS encoding alpha/beta hydrolase, whose protein sequence is MTAMSRLRSVSSALLSFGLVLTGCAGLPVAGATPEPGAGQTPAPNPPAAAVPQGWGSCDQFVSDTSDIPAARCTTVSVPIDYNNPGGAQAKLAVIRVPATGQRMGSLLVNPGGPGGSAVDMVAAMAPDLENSAIRRNFDLVGFDPRGVGHSTPPLRCRTDAEFDAYRQEPMVDYSPAGVAHIEQLYRQLAQQCVNRMGAAFLANTGTASVARDMDAVRQALGDEQINYLGYSYGTELGTAYLEKFSNHVRAMVLDGAIDPTVGPIDENVNQMAGFQTAFNDYATDCARSPGCPLGTDPSQFVARYHALVDPLATKPGRTADPRGLSYADATTGTVNALYTPTHWKYLTSGLLGLARGTDAGDLLLLADDYQGRDRTGHYSNDQDAFNAIRCVDAPNPTDQASWVTADQRIRQAAPFLSYGPFTGNAPRDLCALWPVPPTSAPHAAPPMAPGKVVVVSTTHDPATPYQAGVNLARQLGGPLITYDGTQHTAVFNGDQCVDNAVVRYLVAGAPPPASYRCGS, encoded by the coding sequence ATGACAGCCATGTCGCGCCTGAGATCCGTGAGCTCGGCGCTGCTTTCATTCGGTCTGGTGCTCACCGGCTGCGCCGGACTGCCGGTGGCCGGCGCGACGCCCGAACCCGGGGCCGGGCAAACCCCGGCCCCCAACCCGCCGGCGGCCGCGGTTCCGCAGGGCTGGGGAAGCTGCGACCAATTCGTCTCGGACACAAGCGATATCCCCGCCGCGCGATGCACCACGGTGTCGGTCCCGATCGACTACAACAACCCCGGCGGCGCCCAGGCCAAACTGGCGGTCATCCGCGTGCCCGCGACCGGACAACGGATGGGATCGCTGCTCGTCAATCCCGGCGGACCCGGCGGCTCGGCGGTCGACATGGTGGCCGCGATGGCGCCGGACCTGGAGAACTCGGCGATCCGGCGCAACTTCGACCTGGTCGGCTTCGACCCACGCGGGGTGGGCCACTCCACCCCGCCGCTGCGCTGCCGCACCGACGCCGAGTTCGACGCGTATCGGCAAGAACCGATGGTCGACTACAGCCCGGCCGGCGTCGCGCACATCGAGCAGCTCTACCGGCAGCTGGCCCAGCAGTGCGTCAACCGGATGGGCGCCGCGTTTTTGGCCAACACCGGCACCGCGTCCGTCGCGCGTGACATGGACGCGGTGCGCCAGGCGCTGGGCGACGAACAGATCAACTACCTGGGATACAGCTACGGCACCGAGCTGGGCACCGCCTACCTGGAGAAGTTCAGCAACCACGTGCGGGCGATGGTGCTCGACGGTGCCATCGACCCGACGGTCGGGCCCATCGACGAGAACGTCAACCAAATGGCCGGATTCCAAACCGCTTTCAACGACTACGCCACCGACTGCGCCCGCTCGCCGGGCTGCCCGCTGGGCACCGACCCGTCCCAATTCGTCGCCCGCTACCACGCCCTGGTCGACCCGCTGGCCACCAAGCCGGGCCGCACCGCGGACCCGCGCGGGCTGAGTTACGCCGACGCGACCACCGGCACCGTCAACGCGCTCTACACGCCGACGCACTGGAAATACCTGACCAGCGGCCTGCTCGGCCTGGCGCGCGGCACCGACGCCGGCGACCTGCTGCTGCTCGCCGACGACTATCAGGGGCGAGACCGCACCGGGCATTACTCCAACGACCAGGACGCGTTCAACGCGATCCGCTGCGTCGACGCCCCGAATCCGACCGACCAGGCCAGCTGGGTGACCGCGGATCAGCGGATCCGCCAGGCCGCGCCCTTCCTGAGCTACGGACCGTTCACCGGAAACGCTCCCCGCGATTTGTGCGCGCTGTGGCCCGTCCCGCCGACGTCGGCGCCGCACGCCGCGCCGCCCATGGCGCCGGGCAAGGTCGTCGTCGTCTCCACCACGCACGACCCGGCGACCCCGTATCAGGCCGGGGTGAACCTCGCCCGCCAGTTGGGCGGACCGCTGATCACCTACGACGGCACGCAGCACACCGCGGTCTTCAATGGCGACCAGTGCGTGGACAACGCCGTGGTGCGCTACCTGGTCGCGGGCGCGCCGCCGCCGGCGTCCTACCGCTGCGGCTCCTGA
- the glnA gene encoding type I glutamate--ammonia ligase codes for MDRQKEFVLRTLEERDIRFVRLWFTDVLGFLKSVAIAPAELEGAFEEGIGFDGSSIEGFSRVSESDTVANPDPSTFQVLPWASPSGHHHSARMFCDITMPDGSPSWADPRHVLRRQLQKANDLGFSCYVHPEIEFFLLKPGPDDGSVPPVPVDTAGYFDQAVHDSASNFRRHAIEALEFMGISVEFSHHEGAPGQQEIDLRFADALSMADNVMTFRYVIKEVAIENGARASFMPKPFGQHPGSAMHTHMSLFEGDVNAFHSPDDPLQLSDVGKSFIAGVLEHASEISAVTNQWVNSYKRLVGGGEAPTAASWGAANRSALVRVPMYTPHKTSSRRVEVRSPDSACNPYLTFAVLLAAGLRGVEKGYVLGPQAEDNVWDLTPAERQAMGYRELPTSLDSALRAMESSELVAETLGEHVFDFFLRNKRTEWANYRSHVTPYELSTYLSL; via the coding sequence ATGGATCGCCAGAAGGAATTCGTGCTGCGCACGCTCGAGGAACGAGACATCCGCTTCGTTCGGCTGTGGTTCACCGATGTGCTCGGCTTCCTCAAGTCGGTCGCCATCGCCCCGGCCGAACTCGAAGGCGCCTTCGAGGAGGGCATCGGCTTCGACGGCTCCTCGATCGAGGGCTTCTCGCGGGTCTCGGAATCCGACACCGTGGCCAACCCCGACCCGTCCACCTTCCAGGTGCTGCCGTGGGCCTCGCCCAGCGGCCACCACCACTCGGCGCGGATGTTCTGCGACATCACCATGCCGGACGGCTCACCGTCCTGGGCGGACCCGCGGCACGTGCTGCGACGCCAGCTGCAGAAGGCCAACGACCTGGGCTTCTCCTGCTACGTGCACCCCGAGATCGAATTCTTTCTGTTGAAGCCCGGTCCCGATGACGGATCGGTGCCGCCCGTTCCCGTCGACACCGCCGGCTACTTCGACCAAGCCGTCCACGACTCCGCCTCCAACTTCCGCCGCCACGCGATCGAGGCGCTGGAGTTCATGGGCATCTCGGTGGAATTCAGCCACCACGAGGGCGCGCCCGGCCAGCAGGAGATCGACCTGCGCTTCGCCGACGCCCTGTCGATGGCCGACAACGTGATGACGTTCCGCTACGTCATCAAAGAGGTGGCGATCGAAAACGGCGCCCGCGCGTCGTTCATGCCCAAGCCGTTCGGGCAACACCCCGGCTCCGCGATGCACACCCACATGAGCCTGTTCGAAGGTGACGTCAACGCCTTCCACAGCCCCGACGACCCGCTGCAGCTCTCCGATGTGGGCAAGTCCTTCATCGCCGGGGTCCTCGAGCACGCCTCGGAGATCAGCGCCGTCACCAACCAATGGGTCAACTCCTACAAGCGACTGGTGGGCGGTGGCGAGGCGCCGACCGCCGCGTCGTGGGGTGCGGCAAACCGCTCCGCGCTGGTGCGAGTGCCGATGTACACCCCGCACAAGACGTCGTCGCGGCGCGTCGAGGTCCGCAGCCCCGACTCGGCCTGCAACCCGTACCTGACGTTCGCCGTGCTGCTGGCCGCCGGGCTGCGCGGGGTGGAAAAGGGCTACGTGCTGGGGCCGCAGGCCGAGGACAACGTGTGGGACCTGACCCCCGCCGAGCGCCAGGCGATGGGATACCGCGAGCTGCCCACAAGCCTGGACAGCGCGCTACGTGCCATGGAGTCC
- a CDS encoding alpha/beta hydrolase, producing MGLSRRGMSARTLLIWTSIAAVALLVAGCERVVVGRAVMSEPKLGQAVEWTPCRAANPKIKLPAGALCGKLAVPVDYDNLDGDDATLAMIRFPATGDKIGSLVINPGGPGESGIEAALGVVQSLPKRVRERFDLVGFDPRGVGASRPAVWCNSDADNDRLRTEPNVDYSPAGVAHIEDETKQFVGRCVDKMGKGFLANIGTVNVARDLDAIRAALGDDKLTYLGYSYGTRIGSAYAEAYPNKVRAMILDGAVDPNADPIEADLRQAKGFQDAFNNYAADCAKQPTCPLGTDPAKAVDVYHSLVDPMVDPDNPMIGRPVPTNDPRGLSYSDAIVGTIMALYSPNLWHHLTDGLSELVDHHGDTLLALADMYMRRDVHGHYTNATDARVAVNCVDQPPITDRAKVIDEDRRSREIAPFMSYGQFTGHAPLGTCAFWPVPPTSKPHTISAPGLAPTVVVSTTHDPATPYKAGVDLANQLRSSLLTYDGTQHTVVFQGDGCIDNYVTAYLVGGTTPPSGAKC from the coding sequence ATGGGTTTGTCTCGCCGCGGTATGAGCGCGCGCACGCTGCTGATCTGGACGTCGATCGCTGCCGTTGCGCTGCTTGTGGCGGGCTGCGAGCGCGTGGTGGTGGGCCGCGCCGTCATGTCCGAGCCCAAGCTGGGGCAGGCGGTGGAGTGGACGCCGTGCCGGGCCGCGAACCCGAAGATCAAGCTGCCGGCCGGCGCGTTGTGCGGCAAGCTGGCGGTGCCGGTCGACTACGACAACCTCGACGGCGACGACGCCACGCTGGCGATGATTCGTTTTCCCGCGACCGGGGACAAGATCGGTTCGTTGGTGATCAACCCCGGCGGGCCGGGGGAGTCCGGCATCGAAGCGGCGCTCGGCGTCGTCCAGTCGTTGCCGAAGCGGGTCCGCGAACGCTTCGACCTCGTCGGCTTCGATCCCCGCGGGGTGGGCGCGTCGCGACCGGCGGTCTGGTGCAACTCCGACGCCGACAACGACCGGCTGCGCACCGAGCCGAACGTGGACTACAGCCCGGCCGGTGTGGCCCACATCGAGGACGAGACCAAGCAGTTCGTCGGTCGCTGCGTCGACAAGATGGGCAAGGGCTTTCTGGCCAACATCGGCACGGTCAACGTCGCCCGGGACCTCGATGCCATCCGGGCGGCGCTGGGCGATGACAAGCTGACCTACCTCGGCTACTCCTATGGCACCCGGATCGGCTCGGCGTATGCCGAGGCCTACCCGAACAAGGTGCGCGCGATGATTCTCGACGGCGCCGTCGACCCCAACGCCGATCCCATCGAAGCCGATCTGCGGCAGGCCAAGGGATTCCAGGACGCGTTCAACAACTATGCCGCCGACTGCGCGAAGCAACCGACGTGCCCGCTGGGCACCGACCCGGCCAAGGCCGTCGACGTCTACCACAGCCTGGTCGACCCGATGGTCGACCCCGACAACCCCATGATCGGCCGGCCGGTCCCGACCAACGACCCGCGCGGACTGAGCTACAGCGACGCCATCGTCGGCACCATCATGGCGCTGTACTCACCCAACTTGTGGCACCACCTGACCGACGGCCTGTCCGAACTCGTCGACCACCACGGCGACACCCTGCTCGCCCTGGCCGACATGTACATGCGCCGCGACGTGCACGGCCACTACACCAACGCCACCGACGCGCGGGTGGCCGTCAACTGCGTGGACCAGCCGCCGATTACCGACCGGGCCAAGGTGATTGACGAAGACCGCCGCTCCCGGGAGATCGCACCGTTCATGAGCTACGGGCAGTTCACCGGCCACGCCCCGCTGGGCACCTGCGCGTTCTGGCCCGTGCCGCCGACGAGCAAGCCGCACACGATCTCCGCGCCCGGGCTGGCGCCGACGGTGGTGGTGTCGACCACCCACGACCCGGCGACCCCCTACAAGGCCGGCGTGGATTTGGCCAACCAGCTGCGCAGCTCGCTGCTGACCTACGACGGAACCCAGCACACGGTCGTCTTCCAGGGCGACGGGTGCATCGACAACTATGTGACGGCCTATCTGGTCGGCGGCACCACCCCGCCCAGCGGCGCCAAGTGCTGA